From one Holophagales bacterium genomic stretch:
- a CDS encoding DUF350 domain-containing protein has translation MNWWQLHGQQVWSALVFSAIGIGVFGLFFLILPRILPFSLKKEIEEDQNVALGIVIAAVVLGMAFIIGQAIGS, from the coding sequence ATGAACTGGTGGCAGCTCCACGGGCAGCAGGTCTGGTCGGCCCTCGTCTTCTCCGCCATCGGGATCGGCGTTTTCGGCCTCTTCTTCCTGATCCTCCCGAGGATCCTCCCCTTCTCGCTGAAGAAGGAGATCGAGGAGGACCAGAACGTCGCGCTCGGCATCGTGATCGCCGCGGTGGTCCTCGGGATGGCCTTCATCATCGGGCAGGCCATCGGCTCGTGA
- a CDS encoding polyamine aminopropyltransferase yields MTPSPVRPGPVYLTVLVIATCGLVYELVAGALASYLLGDTVTQFSLVIGIYLTAMGAGAWLSKFIERGVARRFVEIEIAVAFLGGFSAPILSFAFLSPRWFHPVFYGLVFGIGTLVGVEIPLMLRLLRRSVAFKDLVAQVLTFDYLGALAASLLFPLVFVPNLGLFRTSLLFGLLNVVVAFTSIRLFRDEIGAAGGLVAKAAVVAALLLGGFAAADRLSEMAEEQQYADEVLFAKSSPYQRVVLTKNKAGFQLFLNGHLQFSSVDEYRYHEALVHPAFAVVPGARRVAVFGGGDGLAVREVLRHSSVESVTLVDLDPMVTRLARENPLFVGLNGGSLLSPKVTVVNDDAMPWLEKGTDLFDLVFVDFPDPNSFAVGKLYTKRFYSLLKKRLAPDGAFAVQSTSPLFARKSYWIIERTIEASGFATRPYHATVPSFGEWGFVLASPRPFNVPARLIPGLRYLSDETLPALFSFGPDMARLEVPVNRLHDQVLVRTYESEWRKFE; encoded by the coding sequence GTGACGCCGAGCCCGGTCCGTCCGGGACCGGTCTACCTGACGGTCCTCGTCATCGCCACCTGCGGGCTCGTCTACGAGCTCGTCGCGGGGGCGCTCGCGAGCTACCTCCTCGGGGACACGGTCACGCAGTTCTCCCTCGTCATCGGGATCTACCTGACGGCGATGGGGGCGGGAGCGTGGCTCTCGAAGTTCATCGAGAGGGGCGTCGCCCGCCGCTTCGTCGAGATCGAGATCGCGGTCGCGTTCCTCGGCGGTTTCTCGGCCCCCATCCTCTCCTTCGCCTTCCTCTCGCCCCGCTGGTTCCATCCCGTCTTCTACGGCCTCGTCTTCGGCATCGGGACGCTCGTCGGCGTCGAGATCCCGCTGATGCTCCGGCTCCTGCGACGGTCGGTGGCCTTCAAGGACCTCGTCGCGCAGGTCCTCACCTTCGACTATCTCGGGGCCCTGGCCGCCTCGCTTCTCTTCCCCCTCGTCTTCGTCCCGAACCTCGGCCTCTTCCGCACCTCCCTCCTCTTCGGTCTCCTGAACGTCGTCGTGGCGTTCACGTCGATCCGGCTCTTCCGCGACGAGATCGGCGCCGCCGGAGGGCTGGTCGCCAAGGCGGCCGTCGTCGCTGCGCTCCTCCTCGGCGGCTTCGCCGCGGCCGACCGCCTCTCGGAGATGGCCGAGGAGCAGCAGTACGCCGACGAGGTCCTCTTCGCGAAGTCGTCGCCCTACCAGCGCGTCGTCCTGACGAAGAACAAGGCGGGTTTCCAGCTCTTCCTGAACGGGCACCTGCAGTTCTCCTCCGTCGACGAGTACCGCTACCACGAGGCGCTCGTCCACCCCGCGTTCGCCGTCGTCCCCGGTGCGCGGCGCGTCGCCGTGTTCGGCGGCGGCGACGGCCTGGCGGTGCGCGAGGTCCTGCGCCATTCCTCCGTCGAGTCGGTGACGCTCGTCGACCTCGACCCGATGGTCACCCGCCTCGCCCGCGAGAACCCTCTCTTCGTCGGGCTCAACGGCGGCTCGCTCCTCTCGCCGAAGGTCACGGTCGTCAACGACGACGCGATGCCCTGGCTCGAGAAGGGGACGGACCTCTTCGACCTCGTCTTCGTCGACTTCCCCGACCCGAACAGCTTCGCGGTCGGCAAGCTCTACACGAAACGCTTCTACAGCCTCCTGAAGAAGCGCCTGGCGCCCGACGGCGCCTTCGCCGTCCAGTCGACGTCGCCGCTCTTCGCACGCAAGTCGTACTGGATCATCGAACGGACGATCGAGGCCTCGGGCTTCGCAACGCGCCCCTACCACGCCACCGTTCCGTCCTTCGGCGAGTGGGGATTCGTCCTCGCGTCGCCCCGGCCCTTCAACGTCCCTGCACGGCTGATACCCGGCCTCCGCTACCTCTCCGACGAGACGCTCCCCGCCCTCTTCTCCTTCGGTCCCGACATGGCCCGGCTGGAGGTGCCCGTGAACCGCCTCCACGACCAGGTCCTCGTGAGGACCTACGAGAGCGAGTGGCGGAAGTTCGAGTGA